The genomic interval TTGAGGCAACGGATAGCGCCATGTTTTTCGGAACACCGAGGTACTGGATAGGTTGGGTCGCGGGAGGGCTGTGTGCCGTGACGGTGATGGGCTTCGAACCGTCGGAGCCGGTGGTCTTCCCGAGGGTTCCGGATCGGAGTGTCTTCGAGGAACGGGCCGCTCCGCCTCCGGCGCAGGGCGAGGTGGATCGAAGGGCGCCGGCCGAGCCGGACTTCCCGGCGCCGGTGCCGGGTCAGCGGGGAGCGGTTCCGGCGGGTTTCGAGGGGCCGACTCCGGATTCCGTGGCGGATCTGGCGGCAATGGAAGCCCACGTGATGGCGTTGGTTCGGCAGGTGACGCCGTCGGTGGTGGCGGTGCGGGTGGGGGGATCGACCGGGAGCGGGGTGGTGATTTCGGCGGACGGATGGGTCCTGACAGCGGCGCATGTGGCGGCGTCACCCAACCGGCCGGTGCGCTTCCTTTTCCCGGATGGCCGCACGGTCCGCGGACGCACGTTGGGGACCAATCATCGGATGGATGCGGGACTGGCGCGGATTGAGGAGGACGGGGACTGGCC from Verrucomicrobiia bacterium carries:
- a CDS encoding trypsin-like peptidase domain-containing protein, with product MFFGTPRYWIGWVAGGLCAVTVMGFEPSEPVVFPRVPDRSVFEERAAPPPAQGEVDRRAPAEPDFPAPVPGQRGAVPAGFEGPTPDSVADLAAMEAHVMALVRQVTPSVVAVRVGGSTGSGVVISADGWVLTAAHVAASPNRPVRFLFPDGRTVRGRTLGTNHRMDAGLARIEEDGDWPWVPVGEAGSGVLGEWVLGLGHPGGFDPDRSMVVRLGRVIRRTAMALQTDSILSGGDSGGPLFDMHGRVVGIHSRISNSTAENYHVPIDAYLEDWVRLIRGENWGQDDPAIGRRATGGGGSR